The Gossypium hirsutum isolate 1008001.06 chromosome D07, Gossypium_hirsutum_v2.1, whole genome shotgun sequence genome includes the window CTTTTAAAGATTTAACAGATAtaactcttttaatttaatttttattttttcttacaaaagataGAAATTGAATAATGGCAAAATTATTGTGTGATGTGCAAGGGGCAACATCAATATCTCAATATATCCAATTTTAAACATTGTGgcttcatttttttaaaacaaaaaaaatgggttcAACAATTTAATTAGGCGGAGTATATAAATTTTCCAACTATGTTATTTTAGTTTATAATGTAAGACTAGACTCAACAAAATTGTTTGTGATTATTCCTAGCTTGTTGAAAGGGAATCCTTTGGGTGGTGTTTTGGAGCTCATTAACTTGTTCCAAGAGCAATTTAAGATTCCAAACAACTCACTTTCTACTTAAGATTTGGATAcagatttttataattaatattggttttactttatttaattaataaataatgctCTAACATCAGACATTGACAACCTAAACCCAACCATCAACTCCTCCTCTTCTTTTAGTTTAGCAAATAAAAGGGGGTTAATTTACATTTTAGCCCATGAAGTTGGGACTGATTAGTTCTCCCAGGTTAACCAAATTACATCTATACGACGGCGCCAGGAGTTCCCAGGGACTTTGCCTCCCTTCAAAATTCAAATCACAAAATATTATTTcacttcttttaattttttaaaattataaaaatacacaagtttattcttttttaaaataataagcatgtgacatagtataattatattttaatctctttaaaattttataatttaacctaaCCCCTAAAATAAATTCTAACTTCGTCTGTAAAAAATAAATTGTCAAACCTTTATCAAccataaaacaaaaatgaaatataccttaaattaaaaaaaaacaattcacaTCAATCCCTCTATGGATttttatatcaatatatatatttatatattttaaaaacctATTTAATTTgtcctaaatttttaaatttcctttaattttcaTTTGGGCTGAAGAAGAAACCCAAAGCTCCCAAAGCTCCATCTCTTCACATCTGCAACAATTGAAAACCCTATTTCACTTGGATTGCACTAGAATAAGGGAAATGGaaggaaaggaaaataaaagaaggtAACACCATTTTTTACATAACCCTTTTATGGGTAAATTATacttttagttattaaattatggataaatttttattttgatcgcttaattaaaaatttttacaatttaattattaaactatttaaaaaattttatttaaatcattacaTCATGCcgccaatttttttttaaaagaatatttagcAGCTCAAAAAGAAGAGAAACAACTGAAGAGCAGGAGGTGACATGCATTTTGATTGACTAaagataccaaattcacacacACCAAAAAAAAACACTAGCTTACAATTTTTGGATTAATATGCGCGAGggaagtgaatttttttttttttggtttctcaATGTAACTATTGGAGTGAATTTAGTGACTAATCTTTTGTATTTTTAGGTTCATTAAGATTAGACGCTGACAACGAATTTTAAAACTGTTTCATACTCAAAGTGAGAATCGAATCCTAAACCActgattaaaaaaatatcaatagcAAATTGAGAGATGTAACAACTCTGGATACCAAAATGTTAATTAGACTAAGAACTAAAGTTAAAACAGTAAAAAGGAGCAGCACTATGACAAGTTGGTCCTTGGGGGCACCAAAGATTAGATAATGACAATCAATTTAATGGTTATCTTTTTGTTTATGCGAATTCTTTAATCTTGGATACCAGGTTGAGGCCCATTGGGTTTATGTATACCCCAGAGACAGGCTATGAGCCCATGTAACTGGTTTCCCACCTCTTCAATTATTATTCAATGAACATGGAACAGATTCTGGCCTCTTTCCATGTTCAATATGGAAATGACATCAAGACAAAAGAGACTGATAGTTTTGCAGTGTTGGTTCCCTTTCAACCGAAAAAAAGAAGATAGTTTTCCAATGTGAATAGATAATATATTTACAGAGCAATTATTTATTCCCGAGTAAATTGGCATTTCGAGACTGAAGCGAAGAAAACTCTCGTAAGCAATCCTGCAATGGACACTGTAGCAACTCAATTGAAGCTCGCCCTTTTAGCCGTATCTTTGCTTTTCTTGCCTTTTCTTCAAGCCACTGATTTCAAATATTGCGGTCTGTTTTCTTCTTTCTGCTACATTGTTGTTGGGTTCTTGTCCTTTACTTGAAATATCTACTAGGGAACTCATATATGTTAGTTACATTCTTAatttcttttcccctttttatcTGTGTTAATTTACTTCGCCTTTTGATCTTAATATATGCATGATCTATTTCTGGATTGAAAGCAATGCAGATAATGGAGGTAATTATGTTGTGAAAGTCAATGGAATCGATATATCACCTAATCCAGTGGTTAGTGGCAAGCCAGCCACCTTTTCCATCTCAGCTTCTACTGGTCAAGCAATCTCTGGAGGCAAAGCAGTGATTGATGTTTCCTACTTTGGGTTTCATATCCATCAAGAAACGCATCCACTTTGTGAGGAAACATCCTGTCCTATTGCAGTTGGCAACTTTGTACTCTCTCACAATCAAGTTTTACCTGGATTTACTCCACCGGTAAGTTCCACATATGgccataactttttttttaaggtTATACTACCTGTGAGGTGCCTTTATACACTCACTTGAACTTTGAGATGTTTAACTAGCCATTCAGTTAGGTAAAGCAATATGCTTGGTTGAATGCTTCATGATTGATCTAGTATCTCACATTTCTAAGGTCCCACGTCGCCCTTAGCTTtttgaaatagaaaaaggaaaagaaacgcTGAAAACAGCATATGTTTAAGACAGAATGCAAACCGGTCTTCAAAGTTATATCTAGTAACGACTCATTGTCCTCAAGTCTCATGCAGGAACAATAAGAAATCTCATAGACACCTTTGTTTGACCTTATATGTGACTTCCTTTGTTAATtcctaaccattttacatgttgTCATCAAATGGATGTTTGcttcatttaattccatttctatgGTTAATTTCCAACTAGGTTTAGAAGTTGCTTGACACTTTGCCTTTGACCTGCTGCTCATCTGTTAAAACTGACCTGCACTATGTTTCAATATGTTAGCCTGGGATGGGAAATCCGAAACTCATCCATGCCTGATGTGCTTTgaaatattcaatttattattcATGATGACGTTCACTGTTATTTTCACCCCATGTTTGGTTAATCTGTAATGGACGTTTCAAGGGATTTTAGTGGATAGAACCCATTTTGTTCCAACTCTTCACATTCCTTAAAGTACCCCTGTCTGACACCCATGTACTTTACATTTTCGGACATGGGTATGGAAATATGGCCCTCTAGAAACCCTCCAAATGCAtggaaaaaacttagaaaaattgaaGATACCCATTTTTGAGTGCAAGTAACATAGAGTAGAACTACCAATAGCCCTTGTAAATTTTCACTTCTCTTTAGGCAATTAAAGGTAAAACTCCAATGGTTTTGTTCAAATCCAAGACCTTGTTTTCACCATTGTTGTCAAGGCGTGCGCCTAGGTGCAGGAGTGCTTCAGACCCTTTCAAGTGAGGCCCATTTGATCAGGGTGCATGCTTGGTGTGCCTAGGCACGCCTTACTGTAAGGCGATAGGAATAAAAGAAACCCCACCTCATTGAAGTcctcttttattttagttttttgaaATTATGACTAATTATATCAATAGGTCTAAACAGGATCAATCTTTAgaaataataaactaaataacttaattcaAGTTAACTAACAAGTCCACACATTATTTTGCACATGGTGGAACTTGAACTTGTGAATTCAAGGTCCCAAGGCCTCATtgctcttttaatatttttttcttattattattattttgttagatATACCTTTAGTAGCAAGAAAGAGATAGTATCATATTCTATACATCTCAGTATTTGAATATTCAACAATAGACATGACCCATAAGGAAATCATGCATACTGAACAATAGAACAATATGCATGTTTTGTAGAAAAACTAGACTGCACTTCAGAGTTTATTATATATCTTAAACTTGATATGGatgtttgtgtatatatatttgtaggCAAAAACCAAAACTAGCGCATATAGATATTGCACTTCACTTCAATCCGATATGAGGGTTCTATTACCTCAGTGTGCCTTGCACACTTGACAACACTGATCTTTGCTTATCTTTTTCTCTTGTCTGCATTTAACCTGTTTTGCTTTCgaagttttgttttttatttgtttctttacAACTTGGCTTGAATTGTCATTGTTTTGAACTCTTAGATCATTTTGACAATCTGATATTCTAGCTTTTCGTATGTCATGAAAGTGTTAATGCACCATTTGGTTGCATATTTAAACCAATCTGGTTCTTAACTATCAGTCAGGTCCAGAACCCAGATTTACTCTTTCTTAGGAGGGAAGTATGACCAAAAGTGATCTAGAACTCTTAATTCGAGTTATATATTACGGGGTAGTTAACACAAGAGGCAATTAGCTGATATTTTCTATGTATTGCTTTTGCAGGGTTCCTACACGCTTAAGATGACATTAACGGGTGATGGAATTCCACAATTAACTTGCATTTCGTTCGATTTCGAAATTGGTTTCGGTGCGTCTGGATTTTCAATCTCCGATGCCTAACCCACCAAGAACATGGGCATATGAGTGTTGGCATGAATGTAGGGGGATGTTTGCTTATTTTAGCTATGGACAGATCTCAAGTTGTGAACATCTTTGTACTTTTACCGGTCTAATAACTACTAGGCTCTATCAAGGAAAAAGAAGCAGGCAATCATTCCATATTAAACTAATCCTTTTACCCACCCCAGATTTTCCTGGAAAAGAAAATTACGAGTTAACTCACAATATGTTAGGTTGGGCATTGGATCATTCAAATCGTTGCGATATTGACAGTATTATCTGTGTGAGACTTTTTAAGGGACTAGTAGTCTCTCCGCGATGGGTTGTTCCAACCTTCCATTAAGATTATTATAATTTATGAGAGGAAGGTTGAACTATTGATCTTAGCCTTAAAAGATTCTAAGTGAGTCAACAATGTGAGTGAGCCACTCGACCGAAGACTCAGCTCAACGTGGTTTAAAAAGtaaagtataaaataaaagtacaaggactaatttattaatttttgaaaaatacagaTTTTAAGTTACCAAAATAATGGAAGCTTTTCATTTCCAAATAATAAGAAGGGAATTGCCGCCCCTTTTTTACCAGTCGCGATGAAAGGAGGGAGATTTTTTAAGGTTTGTGGATTAATTCCAATTAGGTGTCTTGTGATTACTAAAAATGATAGTAACATAAAAATTTGTGAATTATGAATTGATTTCAAATGATGGGGATTAATGAGGAAATTTCAAATAGCGGAAGCCCTATAAAAAACGAAAAACACCAAAGTGTTTATGTTGCAATTAATCCCTTTGGTTGTCATATATGGGAAACTCAAAGATTAAGAGTTTTTAAAaacctcctttttctttttttaatgaaaaaatttaCCACTATGTTaatgaaagatgaaagaaaatgaaaattgaaaaataattgacCTAAACTTACAACATACATTAGTTATCACcgcttaaaattaaaatatacgaTGTAcaatttgatttctttaaataagaaaatttgtaCATTATCACTATGTATTGCATTCTTTATGTCTACAAAATTTTGATTAGTAATACCCCTTAAATTCACAACAAAAATGACTAAAAGAAGAAAACCTGTTAAAGAACCAAtgatgaaaagaaaaggagaggcaaGGAGAGAGAAAATAGCTAAGGAAACAAAATATTGAGACAAGGGAGTGGATAAAAATGGAAAGATAGGGGTAAACACATGAAAGAAACTGTGACAAACTTTGGTGAAGCAACGCTTGATGTCGGCACAAGGCAGTAAAGAAGCTCCTAGAAGGAGAGACAACTCATTGTTATGAGTCAACCCAAGTTATCCTAGAGAACGGTAAACACCCAAACCAATATACCAAACTTGAGGTTCATAATAATTGTATTGTAATCCAATAATAAATGAATGTTaaacaagttttaaatattttataaaaattcctaAACAACTTTCTTCTTGAACACAGTttgagtttaatttatttaatatactaataacaattttaaggtCTATAAAGATTAATACTCCATTTAGTTTCAGAAAACAGAGGTTATTTCTaaacaaaacatgtttaaaattttaaaaatagtttttggaAACAAAAGTGAAATTTATAAAACAACAAaagtatttttcatatttttatttttaagaataatatttattttctatttttaaaaattgaaaagcacatttgagaaatagaaataaaattttgtttttaataatgAAACCATGTTTAATACTATCGTTCTATgatagaaacatgaaaaataatataaaataacaattcTTACATTTTATGGATTGAATCAAAGTAACAAACTTGATATTTAAAAAacgattaaaaaatatttttgcatttatgatttattaaaatgaattGTTTAACTTCACCAACATAAAAGGGCAAATCTGTCAGGCcaggaaaaaaaaaaggcaaatgtAGGAATCAAAGTACCGAACTCAGCTCCACAAGATCCTTGTATTTGCTATCCATGGCCACGCTATGTTTTTCATCCCTCAATCCTCTAtcctctcctttttcttcttcttcctcctcttcaACTAATCATTTCCTCCCTCAACTATCCCTAACAAAGCAAGATATTTCCACACTGTCCCGTACCAACAATTCTAAACGTAGGAAGCTTCTATATCACCCCACAAGGCTCATTCTCCACCCTGTTTTGTTGCTCACCGGTTTTGATAAGCCCTTAGATACCCAAAATTTTCTTGCCACTATCAGTGTTTTGGCTGCCATTGCACTCTCTCTCTTTCTTGGCCTCAAGGTATTTCCCTTCTATCAAATACCCTtcatttaaaaaacaaatttggTACTTATATATGTTGGAATTTGATGGattaaaaattatctttttcCACTTTCTCTTGGTGGGTTTTTCAGGGTGATCCCGTCCCATGTGATCGTTGTGCTGGAAATggtatttttttttcactttttggttacttttttcttttccactGTTTTTGGAATGATGATAATGAAGCAAAGTAGCATAGCTTAAAATAGCCTGTGTTCCAATTAGAATTGGCAAATCATAATCTTTGGTGGTGTCAAGAACTTTACTAAATTGAATCCTTGTGTTTAAAGAATAGTTTAGAAGAAACtataatttgtttcttttaagttTTGGTTCTTATTTGGCAATGATTAAATCAAGTTCCTTCCTGGCTTCCTCCATAGAACCCTTGCATCTTCTTGTGAAAAAACATGTGATTTGTCGAGGAAATGCAGCGTGTTGATAAATGTATGTGTTATTGTGATGGATGCAGGAGGTACAAAATGTGTCTTTTGCGAAGATGGTAAGATGAAGCAAGAAACAGGCTTGATCGATTGTCGGGTGTGTAAAGGTGCAGGTAAGATTTACTTAAAGGTCAGAACTCAGGCTTAGCTCAATTGGTTCTCGTACCCAACCTATCCTTAAAAGGTGACATCCTAGCAGGTCTGGCACTCCAATCCCTGCATTGGAACACTTTCTCCTACCCTCCACCTATGATCTCCTTTGCACCAAAAATACCGAAGGATGCTTTATTGAttgtttaattttacttgatacaTGTCCTAGACCTTATTTTTGCTACCATTACAGTGGCTGTTTCTCAATAGACTTTACATCACCAGAATGTGCATTAACTTGGAAGTTATTGTGTATATGAGTTATTGTggataaaagtaccatggaggcagTAATACTAGGATTCAGAATGTATTTTaccccctctactaaaaaatagacaaattagtctCTGTACGTTAAATCAAAGAGCGAACTGGTCCTTCTATTAAAAAATCATTCATTTCTTTTGTTGACGTACAtgaatcaatttttaacaatacaaatggatgaaatttttaacagaaatgaccaatttgctcattaATCTAATGTACAGGGACTAGTTTGTCCATTTATTGAGTAgtggggcaaaatgcaatccaactcctaGTATAGGCCCCATTTCTTGTGTGACATCCTGTTTAATCATTCATTGTTGAAATAATGTTTCAATCTGTTGGACTGAACCTCCTTGCTCTTATTTGTTAACCCCATTGCTGGTATTGTTGTAGGATTGATACTTTGCAAGAAATGCAGAGGTTCTGGATATTCAAAACGTTTATAAGCTGTGGGTTCTACTTCCAATGATCACAATATATTTTTGCTTCCCTAAGGCTAATTTACCAATTACCAGTGCTTTTAATTCATTCATCccaatcactttttcctttttattttgtgTCCTCTATCAACTAAGCATGCAGTTCTATATATCTAACTCTGGATTTTATTAACAAAAGTTGTAAATTTCTATTGTGATTATCTTTTGTTTCAATAAGTTAGATGGCTTTGATGTGGAGTCATATCATATACAAGTATTATTTGAGATGataatttgagagaaaatgcatATAAACTATAACCATGATTAGAAATTAAGCAAAGTAGGTGAAAGCTTAAGAGTAAGAGTAGAAGCACTAATCTAGTAGTTTTGAGTTTTGACAAACAATAAGGCAATTGCAGGTACGTTGCATATCTGGCAAAGTAGTACAAGAACAGGTATTGGGCATTGCTGAAGCCCCATACCTGGCAATCATCACTTCAACACAATCATACTTCCCATTTTCCCCACATGGTGACCCATCCATCGTTAGCTCAATCGGGCAAAATTGGGTACCTACAAACATTAACACATTTGGacattagaataaaattttaaaggtgataatatgaattaattgaattcGGGTGTTTATTATGTTTTAGTAGTACCTTGGGAAAGAGAAGGGGAGAGGAAAGCTAGTAAAAGAACAAGGCAAATGGCAATTGACTTCATTGTTTTTCTTCTATCTTTTCACTTTGTGTATTTGTTATGCTGATAAAAATCATCGGAAAAAGAATTAATTTATAGCTGCATAACTGAACGAGTTTTGGTAAGAGAAATTAAATTTCCCAAATCAGTTATGATTATAGTCTATAgagatattttattttcaaattaaaaagtaTTCGGATTTATGATTTTGGAAATactaataaataattgaaaagatgTGGAAGCATGCATTTAAATCAGTtatgaattttgaaaatgtgttttttttttttaaatttttgacagaacttttttttcttttaaccttttccttgaaaaaaaaatataaaaagtttaaattcGTATTTATTATTTGATGACTAAATCAAATATGATTCCTTTTTCCATGACTAAATGACGTCGAAATTTATGCAAATGATATCCAGATCTACCATCTAATTTGATTATTAGATTTCAAGGTGATTTTTGGCAATTGAAAAAGTTTCATGTTCTTGCCAAGTAATACGATAATAGGATCTTGTTGAAATTATTTAGAAAGACAATCAAAgagaaaatcaaatataaatcatGAAATTATCTTATTCACAATGAAAGGATTACGTGAATAGGCagaaataatttattgtaactcaaattatattaaaaaattttaacactttatttaattttcattttttttattgtttgtca containing:
- the LOC107954229 gene encoding putative phosphatidylglycerol/phosphatidylinositol transfer protein DDB_G0282179, whose amino-acid sequence is MDTVATQLKLALLAVSLLFLPFLQATDFKYCDNGGNYVVKVNGIDISPNPVVSGKPATFSISASTGQAISGGKAVIDVSYFGFHIHQETHPLCEETSCPIAVGNFVLSHNQVLPGFTPPGSYTLKMTLTGDGIPQLTCISFDFEIGFGASGFSISDA
- the LOC107954230 gene encoding protein BUNDLE SHEATH DEFECTIVE 2, chloroplastic: MATLCFSSLNPLSSPFSSSSSSSTNHFLPQLSLTKQDISTLSRTNNSKRRKLLYHPTRLILHPVLLLTGFDKPLDTQNFLATISVLAAIALSLFLGLKGDPVPCDRCAGNGGTKCVFCEDGKMKQETGLIDCRVCKGAGLILCKKCRGSGYSKRL